One Temnothorax longispinosus isolate EJ_2023e chromosome 8, Tlon_JGU_v1, whole genome shotgun sequence genomic region harbors:
- the LOC139817195 gene encoding uncharacterized protein, whose amino-acid sequence MSDNIDEVVVVEIATAKKYVKTLISKLPDMINDKPEVMMRRYKHVLTMSENTIMANYFVNHPNILQEMLNAVNSKPDVVEIVICIINNVCSKDETMILIIGNDLSFVSSILSHLESKHELLQLSVLIFLKVAVHTIRNNCAPSWLRCASGHLKKNESLGRSILVILEFEFTESNEKLIETVIDLIKEMAETKLNRSADDNSNQSNFLEKIHVNGVSININDVIYKITTRCKQMVEWKRKREKQINLELTYNWLSIMTIMKTKIAVFYNELNLHGLIVECLVCVFNPYREVLLSELITDKRPKIIDLISKYAYLLPYLEYNLSHRINNILMRTISSLKIVLGVVSKTLKSDSDKFLDALENDNKLTILLYDPAYSISNPKATRLLNLQSSLPNLLRNLEEAWLNMVKHLYKSSIKDLVLLIEPFYNEKDYFLQLLVHKRILDEKSVKKIENKINKIILLFGVNEEK is encoded by the exons ATAAATGATAAGCCGGAAGTAATGATGCGAAGATATAAACATGTATTGACCATGAGCGAAAACACCATTATggcaaattattttgtaaatcatCCAAATATATTGCAAGAAATGTTGAATGCTGTGAACAGTAAACCAGATGTTGTT gaaatagtgatttgtattattaataatgtatgcAGCAAGGATGAAACAATGATTCTCATAATAGGCAATGACCTAAGTTTTGTATCATCTATCCTAAGTCATTTGGAATCCAAACACGAGTTGCTACAATTGAGTGTTCTGATATTCTTAAAAGTAGCAGTGCACACGATCCGAAACAATTGTGCACCAAGTTGGTTGAGGTGTGCATCAGGGCACTTGAAGAAAAATGAATCTCTTGGACGCTCTATACTCGTTATACTTGAGTTTGAATTTACCGAATCTAATG aaaagttAATAGAAACAGTCATTGACCTGATCAAGGAAATGGCTGAGACAAAATTGAATCGATCTGCAGACGATAATTCGAATCAATCTAATTTTCTAGAGAAAATACATGTAAATGGAGTCTCTATCAATATAAatgatgtaatttataaaataacgacCCGTTGCAAGCAAATGGTAGAATGGAAAcgtaaaagagagaaacagatAAATTTAGAGCTTACCTACAATTGGCTATCAATAATGACGATTATGAAAACAAAGATAGCTGTGTTTTACAATGAATTGAATTTACACGGCTTAATAGTGGAATGCTTAGTTTGTGTTTTCAATCCATACCGGGAAGTTTTACTTTCAGAACTAATAACTGATAAACGAcctaaaattattgatttaatttccAAATATGCATACCTATTGCCATATTTGGAATACAATTTGTCACATCgcataaataacattttgatgCGCACAATTTCAAGTCTTAAAATAG TTTTAGGTGTAGTATCAAAAACACTGAAATCAGATTCTGACAAGTTTTTAGACGCTCTGGAAAATGATAACAAATTAACAATTCTATTGTACGATCCAGCTTATAGTATAAGTAATCCAAAAGCAACAcggttattaaatttacagtCGTCATTACCTAACTTGTTAAGAAACCTGGAGGAAGCCTGGTTGAACATGGTTAAACATCTGTATAAATCTTCTATAAAAGATCTCGTACTCTTAATTGAACCGTTTTATAACGAAAAGGATTATTTCTTGCAGTTGCTTGTTCATAAGCGTATATTAGATGAAAAGTCGGTGAAAAAGATTgagaataagataaataaaataatattgttattcggagtaaatgaagaaaaataa
- the Cn-iiib gene encoding 7-methylguanosine phosphate-specific 5'-nucleotidase gives MSNEFTIDEFPALRSRHVYIRDEVALLKTINAIQQGGANNLQIVTDFDLTVTKQHIDGRDVLSSFGMFRKCKQLPQQYLDEAKHLYNKYRPMEIDPDMPVNKKADAMRDWMTSAQDLLKGIEFDPHELEEVAQAFENILRDGTEELFQKLYNARVPIVVFSAGLGDIVEAVLRYHNALFDNVKVISNFLKYNGNQLDGFKNDVLIHVYNKNECALAEHYLKLLQKRHNVLLMGDTIGDANMVEGLKDTKAVLKIGFLYDHVEASLDSFMEKFDIVLVDDQTMRVPMEILQNIL, from the exons ATGAGCAACGAATTTACGATCGACGAA TTTCCCGCTTTGAGGTCGAGACATGTTTACATCAGGGACGAAGTCGCGCTCCTGAAGACGATAAATGCGATACAGCAAGGCGGCGCGAATAATCTGCAG ATAGTCACGGATTTCGACTTGACCGTTACGAAGCAACACATAGACGGCAGGGATGTACTTAGCAGCTTTG gTATGTTCCGAAAATGCAAGCAATTGCCGCAGCAGTACTTAGACGAAGCTAAGCATCTCTACAATAAGTACAGACCGATGGAAATAGATCCGGATATGCCTGTGAACAAGAAGGCAGACGCTATGCGCGACTGGATGACATCTGCGCAAGATCTGTTGAAAGGCATCGAGTTTGATCCTCACGAATTGGAGGAAGTGGCCCAAGCGTTCGAAAATATATTGCGCGATGGTACGGAAGAGCTTTTTCAGAAACTGTACAATGCGAGAGTGCCGATTGTAGTGTTTAGCGCCGGTTTGGGTGATATAGTGGAGGCTGTGCTGAGGTACCACAATGCTCTCTTCGACAATGTAAAAGTAATCTCCAACTTTCTCAAGTATAATGGCAATCAATTGGATGGATTTAAGAACGACGTGCTCATACACGTGTACAACAAGAATGAGTGTGCACTGGCAGAACATTATCTCAAGTTACTTCAAAAGAGACACAATGTGTTGTTAATGGGCGACACGATCGGCGACGCCAACATGGTGGAGGGACTAAAAGACACTAAGGCAGTCCTGAAAATTGGATTCCTGTACGATCAC GTGGAGGCGAGCTTAGACTCATTTATGGAAAAGTTCGATATCGTTCTCGTCGACGATCAAACGATGCGGGTGCCGATGGAGATActacaaaatatcttataa